A region from the Vicia villosa cultivar HV-30 ecotype Madison, WI linkage group LG3, Vvil1.0, whole genome shotgun sequence genome encodes:
- the LOC131658887 gene encoding putative F-box protein At3g25750, with translation MDWYRRSDHYEYDVHKVVLSTNPTFNPHNYVVAVIYSVRQCLAFLKAGQKNWTYIDDIHHLFSDVIFYKGLVYVVGLENNIVSCDLSNLTEEKVIPKVVSSMGDDYAHRAYLVKSLEGDLWLVRKFIGYHGDEDDEDNIEPSSGAKRFEVYNLELDLQTGELIQMLKIDSLGDNVLFVGDSDSLAVSASYFSNYLQKDSIYYTDDFYGDISPYPNGPFDLKISNVKEKRLSQHCPFYHWFKENPPAVWVMPPLMGFTISN, from the coding sequence ATGGATTGGTATAGAAGAAGTGACCATTATGAGTATGATGTGCATAAGGTTGTTTTATCTACTAATCCTACATTTAACCCTCACAATTATGTAGTTGCAGTCATTTACAGTGTGCGTCAATGTCTTGCTTTCTTAAAAGCTGGACAAAAGAATTGGacttatattgatgatattcatCATCTCTTCAGTGATGTTATATTCTACAAAGGTTTAGTTTATGTCGTGGGACTAGAGAATAACATTGTATCTTGTGATTTGTCGAATTTAACGGAGGAAAAGGTTATTCCCAAAGTTGTTTCTTCAATGGGGGATGATTATGCTCATCGAGCTTATCTTGTAAAATCATTGGAAGGAGATTTATGGCTTGTAAGAAAATTTATTGGGTATCATGGTGacgaagatgatgaagataataTCGAGCCTAGTAGTGGTGCGAAAAGATTTGAagtatataatttagaattggaTCTTCAAACAGGTGAACTTATACAAATGTTAAAAATTGATAGTTTGGGAGACAATGTCTTATTTGTGGGTGATAGCGATTCTCTTGCTGTGTCAGCTTCATATTTTTCTAATTATCTTCAaaaggattcaatttattatacGGACGATTTTTATGGAGACATATCACCTTACCCTAATGGACCATTTGATTTAAAAATCTCCAATGTGAAAGAAAAAAGGCTTAGTCAACATTGCCCTTTTTATCATTGGTTTAAAGAAAATCCACCTGCAGTATGGGTTATGCCACCATTAATGGGATTCACTATTTCAAATTGA